The sequence AAGGGCTTAATCATGAAAAATTGGAAAGATGAAGGACCTGAATATGCTCTTTTCCTATATTAAAGTACATGTTACTAAGGTTAGATGCATGGATGCAGGTTAGATGAGACAAGGCAGCCATTGTCAAGAAAAGTGCCAATAGCAACAAGCAAAATAAACCCATATAGAATGGTGATAGTAGCACGTCTAGTGATATTAGCCTTCTTCCTTCGTTATAGACTATTGAATCCAGTTCATGATGCAATAGGACTTTGGATTACTTCTGTTACCTGTGAAATTTGGTTTGCTATTTCTTGGATTCTTGATCAGTTCCCCAAATGGCTCCCCATTGATCGTGAAACCTATCTCGATCGCCTCTCTCTCAGGTTACCTGCTTAATTCCATTAATGTGATTGATTTGGTGAACTGAAAACATTTGAAACAGAGAActaataatttgaaaattgcAGATATGAGAGAGAAGGAGAACCGAATATGCTAGCTCAGGTGGATTTCTTTGTGAGTACGGTGGATGCGATGAAGGAACCTCCTCTTGTTACTGCAAATACACTTCTCTCTATATTGGCTGTGGATTACCCTGTTGACAAGATCTCCTGTTACCTCTCTGATGATGGTGCTTCCATGTGCACCTTTGAAGCCATGTCCGAAACTGCTGAATTCGCTCGAAAATGGGTTCCTTTCTGCAAGAAATTTGAAATTGAGCCTCGTGCTCCTGAGATGTACTTCACTTTGAAGATTGATTATCTCAAGGATAAAGTTCAGCCTACATTTGTTAAGGAGCGTCGAGCTATGAAGGTTGGTTTGTCACTAACATTTTTCCACATTAAAAGTACACGGGCAAAATAACAAATTACGCAAACTACAAACTCAAGTTATAGTTTTTGCTGTATTCAATGATATTGTTTGTATTGGACAGAGAGAATACGAAGAGTTCAAAGTCAGGGTAAATTCAATTGTAGCTAAAGCACAGAAAGTACCTCCAGAAGGTTGGATTATGCAAGATGGAACTCCATGGCCTGGAAATAACACTAAGGATCATCCTGGTATGATTCAAGTGTTTCTCGGTCACAATGGAGGTCATGATGTTGAAGGCAATGAACTCCCTCGCCTTGTTTATGTCTCTCGTGAGAAAAGGCCTGGTTTCGCGCATCACAAGAAAGCTGGTGCCATGAATGCTCTGGTAGAAACTCCACAACATCTGACCGTTGTTTAATATGCTTAGCAATTAGCATCTTAAATGCCAGCTTTTTAAGATACTTCTCTAACTTATTTGGTGGTTTCTCCAGGTTCGCGTGTCTGCAGTACTTACCAATGCTCCTTTCATGCTGAATCTCGATTGTGATCACTATATAAACAATAGCAAGGCTGTTAGGGAAGCCATGTGTTTCTTGATGGACCCTCAGGTGGGAAAGAAAGTTTGCTATGTACAATTTCCTCAAAGATTCGACGGTATTGATAGAAATGATCGATATGCAAACAGAAACACAGTCTTCTTCGATGTATGTCATTTTGTCGTATGACCTCTCGGTTCTCTAAAGTCGAAAGAGGAATTCATTTGATGACTCTTTTTTTATGTATGTTCCTGCAGATTAACATGAAAGGTCTAGACGGAATACAGGGTCCAGTTTATGTGGGGACAGGATGTGTTTTCAGGAGGCAAGCATTGTATGGGTATGACCCTCCAAAGGGTCCCAAGCGTCCAAAGATGGTCACCTGTGACTGTTGCCCCTGTTTCGGAGGACGCAAGAAGAAGCTTGCTAAGCAGGCTGCAAAGAGCGAAGGTGTACCTCTTGATCAAGGTAGTCAGAATCCATACCTTGTTAATAAATCATTTAATGCCACCACTCTCATCATGTGTTTGCTTTTCGTTCTTTGTCGACAGCCGTAGATGATGACAAACTGCTACTGCAGTCTCAAATGAACTTTGAGAAGAGATTTGGACAGTCAGCAATATTTGTGACTTCAACTTTAATGGAAGAAGGTGGTGTCCCTCCTTCCTCAAGTCCTGCAGCTTCGCTTAAAGAAGCCATCCATGTGATCAGTTGTGGCTACGAGGACAAAACCGACTGGGGAACTGAGGTAACATCAACAGTCAAACACCATAGCTTTTTTTCCTGATAGCAATTTGGATATCTTGAACAAAGATGCTTTTGCCTGTGCAGCTGGGCTGGATCTATGGTTCAATTACAGAGGATATCTTAACAGGTTTCAAGATGCATTGTCGTGGCTGGAGGTCCATCTACTGCATGCCAAAGAGACCTGCATTTAAGGGTTCAGCTCCCATTAACCTGTCAGATCGGCTCAACCAAGTGCTTCGTTGGGCTCTTGGTTCTGTTGAGATCTTCTTCAGTCGTCACAGCCCCTGCTTGTATGGCTACAAGGAAGGAAAGCTCAAGTGGCTTGAAAGATTTGCATACGTCAACACAACTATCTATCCTTTCACCTCTTTACCACTTCTTGCCTATTGTACTCTTCCTGCTGTCTGCTTGCTGACTGACAAATTCATCATGCCAGAGGTAATCACAAAAGAAAATATAGAACAGCATATTCATAGTTTTAGAAGGCATAGggatttaaataaattttatcttCTTTATACCCTAatatcatttcgggactaaggctttgttgttgttgttgttgtataccctaatatctttgtttataagCTACGAGCGCAATAGCGAAGAAAGTGTTAATTTGGCCCTTCAACTTGTCTCGAATGATCAACTTGTCTTAAAATGAACTTTAGTTATAAATTTAGTCCACAACTTAGCATTTTTTGTCAAATTAGTCCAAAGCGACAAGTGTCAAAATATAATTCGTGGTTTTTCTACACTTCAATTTATTGTGCTGACAAGTGTCATTTTGGtctaatttgacaaaaaaatgcCAACTTGAAGCACCCAAAGTTCATTTCAGAAAAATTGATCCCACGAGTCAAATTGAAGAGCCAAATTAACAGTTTATCCATGCAACAACACGTTAAAGATGCAAAATCTTAGTATCTTTCTTTTCCAGTTCCATGCTAACATGAAAACAAAATGTTTGACATTTAAGATAATAGCTAACCTGTTTCTGATTTGTCTGCAATGTAGATAAGCACCTTTGCAAGTCTATTTTTTATTGCTTTGTTCATGTCAATTTTTGCAACGGGCATTCTTGAACTGAGGTGGAGTGGAGTGAGCATTGAAGAATGGTGGAGAAATGAGCAATTCTGGGTCATTGGTGGTATATCAGCTCATCTCTTTGCTGTTGTACAAGGTCTTCTGAAGGTTTTAGCTGGTATAGATACAAATTTCACAGTCACATCAAAAGCAACGGATGATGATGATTTTGGGGAACTGTATGCCTTCAAATGGACAACACTTCTCATACCTCCAACTACCATCTTAATCATCAACCTTGTGGGAGTTGTTGCTGGAGTCTCAGATGCTATAAACAATGGGTCCCAAGCATGGGGGCCTCTATTTGGGAagctcttcttctccttctggGTGATCATCCATCTTTACCCATTCCTGAAAGGTCTAATGGGACGGCAAAACAGGACTCCGACAATTGTTGTTATCTGGTCTGTACTATTGGCATCGATCTTTTCGTTGCTGTGGGTTCGAATTGACCCATTTGTCATGAAAACCAAGGGGCCTGACACCAAGCAATGTGGAATTAACTGTTAGGAAGTTTGTattcctcttctttgattcaTCTATGGAAAGTATATGTACATTCCTGCTTTTACAAGCATATCAGAATATCAGAAATGGGGTAGTAACAACAAAAAGGAGATGCGCAAGGAATAAAGCTAGAGTGAAATTTTTTGTGTAGCAATTTGTAATGAATGAAGTTTTGTAATTGAAGTGAAAGATATTGTTATAAATGATATTTGTTCACATCAACTGCCTTGAGAATTGTTGCAATTCTCAGTTTTGCACTTGCCAATACCCGTAAAGGAATTtgcagaaaagaaaagaaaaatcaaagagAAAATATTGTTAACATGTTTACATTATGAAAAGCCAAATAAGTAAGGTTTCATGCATGTTTTGAAGCTTTCATATCTACTCATCATATTGTTTCGCATCAAATAGAAATTGATATAAAGAGGAAATCTTTGTGTTTTTTATAGGAGATCACATGCATATTCACCGTGAGGTATATAAAATTGTGCAAGGATATATTAAAAGAAATGACTGATTATATTCTTTGTTAGTTCTTATCTTATCAGAGTCCatgaattcttttttttttttcaaaaagaagaaaaaatccaaTATAAAATGAAAGTTCAAAACCTAAACTTTTGGTATTTTAATCATAATTACCAGAATGATAAGCAGAAGGGAAAGTAATCAACTTTGGGAGAAAATGGGGGGAAAATAGTCATGACATTGATATTGAATTTTCCACATGAAATCGTAAATAGAGCATAATAAGGATAATGACTAGCATGCATGGAAACAATGCACTATGCTTCTACATGGACATATTTCTGTGTTTCAGTAATATGAATATGATACCTACAGAGAAATTTCTAGATTAAGTAAATATCTTTGAAAGTGCCTTTGGCTAGGATATTCTCGTACGAAAAGGATCCACAACTTTTCTTCAATATTAAGGAATTAATGTTACCTGGTAAATATCTTGCGTCCTGAAACAGATATAAACTTGTTTTTGGTGTTAAGGAGCTTGGGACTTTCTCATCTCTAGACAGTTGGATCTGCATTTAAAGTAACATCAATCAAGCAATCAGGAATATTCTCGAGCATTACTGTTCAATCAAATACCAGGAATAAGATTATGTACATCGTAAAAGCACTACAGCATGGCATGTTTTTATCATTGCTGCGTAATTACCAGAAACTGAGAGGATGGTTATTCCACATTCACAAACCTTGAACAGTTTGGGAGATAAGTTTGTCACCAATAATCTCCACAAGAACAGAAGCCATCCTTGAAATGATGGAATCTATTGGCATCCCTTACCACAATAACTCTCTCAGTGATCTTAGATATGTACTTGGTTGCAGTATGACAGTCTAAACAGACACGGAGATTTTTTATGATCCGAATTTCAGTTCCAGGTTCAGTAGAAATAAGGCCATACGCAATGGCTAACTTCTCACTGTGAACTTTCACTATTAgttctttttcttcctcctccaCATCATGTAAAGCAGTGTTGGTATCTGCTTGATATCCTGCTTCCTTCATCTTTCCAGTTAATTTCTCTAGCTCAGCATAGATGGCTATTGATTGTGGATGGGACCTGTCACCCGAGATGAATACATGTGGGACTTGGCCAACCTCAATTAAGGTACAGCCCGGAGTCTTTaccagttttctttgcttagcTGTTTTTCTCACCAGCGCAGCTTGTGGATAGTTCCTCTCAGCAGAATATATATTTGACATCAGGACATAGTAACCCATATTTTGTGGGTCTAACTCTGCTAGTCGTTCAGAAGCAACATGGGCTAGTTTAGTGTCCTTGTGAATCATACAAGCACCAAGAAATGCACCCCAGACAGGAGGACCAGGCTCAACTGGCATTCCCTTTATAAATTGCAAAGCGTCCTGCAACTTTCCAGCTCTACCAAGGATGTCAACCATGCATGCATAATGCTCAGCTAAAGGTTCATATTCATAGTCATGGACCATGCAATGGAAAATTTCATTTGCTTCCCTTACTAAACCCGCATGACTACAAGCATATAATACAGAAAGAAAGGAGGCTTTAGTTGGTGTAATATTGGAATTCAGCATCTCATAGAAGAGTTCTAGAGCTTTATGCCCATGTCCATGTAGACCATATCCAGAAATCATGGCATTCCAAGTTACCACATTCTTCTCAGGCATCAAATCGAATAATTGCCGAGCTTCTAGAATGCTCCCACACTTAGCATACATGTCAATTAAAGCagttgaaacatatatattatgCTCAAAACTCTTATCCTTAACTAGACCATGTACCCATTTTCCTAGACTCAGGGCTCCAAGTTGAGCACAAGCTGAAAGGATACTTGTAACTGTGACAGGATTTGGACTGACATTAGACATCTGCATCTCCTGGAAAAGAGAAATTGCTTTTTCTGTTAAGCCATTTTGGGTGTAACCTGATATCATGGCATTCCAAGAAGCTAAAGTTTTCTCCGAAGATTCATGAAACAGTTGCTGTGCAGATTCCAtttcatttaatttaatatatactGTGATCAATGCAGTTGAAACAGAAGAATGTGAAACAGTACCGGTTCTCACACAAAAACCATGAATGCAGTTAGTAAGGTCTAAATGACCAAAAGGGAAATACACAGGAATCAATCCCACAATAGAACTCGAGTAAACCTTCACTCCAGAAGCAACCAATTCTTTGAACAATCTCACTGAAGACTCTGTCTCGCCATTGCAAGTATGCCCTGAAATCATGGCATTATAAGATACCAAATCTTTTGTGCCAATATCCCTAAATAATAGCTTGGCTGTCTCAACATCACCACATTTCGAATACAATGAAATCAAACTTGTAACTACAGAAATATGAGAATGAAAGCCTAGCTTTACAACCAAGCATTGAATCTCCATTCCAAATCTCAACTCCTGCAATTCTGCAACAGCTGGCAATATTGCTATAACTGTAGTTGAATCAAAAAGTGACCCAACATTTGCAACCATATCCTTGAAAACTTTAATGGCATCCTCAAAACAACACGTCCTCACTAACCCAGAAATCAATGTGTTACACAAGACCGCATCTCTGCTAGGCAATCTATCAAACACCTTTAGCGCCGGGCGTGCAGAACAAAGTTTAAAGTACATATCAACGAGAGAAGAACCAACATACAAATCAGAACCAAACCCATCAACGATAGCCTTCCCGTGCAAGATTAGCCCAATCCTTGCCACACCAAAACTCGTGGAGGCAGATATGACAAAAGAATAGGTGAAGTTATCAGGATAAAGATCAGTGTATGTTCTCAAATGGGTAAAAAGCGAAATGGCGGAAAGAGGCAAGGCATTGTCAGAGAATCCCTTAATGAGTGCGTTGAAGAGGAAAAGATCAGGTTTTGGTATGGACAAAAAGAGGGCATGAGCGTGGCGGGTGGAATTGAAATGGAAGAGCTTATGGATGAGCTTGGTGGCAAGAGCAATGTCGGAGTGGAGACCATGGAGGAGGAGGTGAGAATGGATTTGGGTTAATTGGGAGAGAGTGGTGACTCTGTTAAGGAGATTGAGGAAGAAGTAGCGTGTAAGAGGAGAGGAAGCGGGTGTTATGCTTTTCAAAAACATCTCATCTCCCAGGTGAAGGTTGAAGATGACAATCGCATCAACACTTGATGGTGAGAAGCAACAAAGCACCGATTAAAATGGGTGTGTTTAAACATAGGCTCAATTTCCCACTTCTAGCCCCGTCAAAAGACGAAAATACTCTTTATGGTTTTGAGGTGGGAAAAGAGGGAAAATTTCCTCTCTCCGTATATGAGGTAATCATGCCTCATCCTGTGGTGGGGTGTGATTACCTCAGGCTTGCGTGATTACCTCCCCGAAAAAAATGGTTGTTGATTTAATTCGAATTAaccttttaaaaataaaaattacggcattttaactcggattaccctttaacaaataaaatataacaacataaacattaaaataaattaataaacataaaagagtacATATAATCTCAAAAGTGTTAAAACGTAATAAGTTCTGATAAAATAATTTAGTTCGTCCGACGCCACacgtccataaactcatccatctccatCCTAATGAGTGGAGCCTCCTCTTCAGATCGGTTGGTAGCCGCTCGTTGGGTgatacgccacaaccagctaacccattgcaaataaataaatattaaaaaataaacacatgtaaactaatattaaataataataaacttacaaattcgctgttggaGCGAGCATACTGGACCGGTCCATCCTGTGGCTCATGAAGGAGATAAGGATGCGAATATTGCATGTATCAGTCCATGTAAGCAGTATCACaagcagtgggatcgtatccaactggccggcatctcctccgatcaatgccctgagccgatggaaatctccgccaggtatcctcaactATGACAGAGGAATGCGTGAGCCTGTACGATAAAGacttccatggtcgtactgctttatcaggtctaatacgctcagctgggataaGTTGAGTATATCCGACCCGACGTAATGCTCGATCCGGTATATACGGCTCGACAATGTCTCTACActgtatccaaccggcgtaggacactcgaagctgatcatcatcggggacaggaccataaggtTCAGCTTCCGTCATACGGTTCAGCTGCCCACATATGGTATTTAGTCGGGCGATCATCTTGCTTGGTACCCCGGCCTCCCATCTGCATGCACGGGGACGGTCAGCTGGGATCCTGTGAGGTAGTCTATGCGGCCGGAACACTGAAAAACACTTGTATATCCACGGCtgtagtagggtcaaacatccgcatataccagAACAGTCTCCTCTGATCACTATCCCCAGCTGTCGATATAACGTGGTAAGTGTAGCAAACCCCCATGAAATAAACAGCTGCCCCTCTGACACCGTCGTGAACCTCAGCAAGATGGACCAGCCTAATCCTATCaccactcttgtcaacaaacaaaGTAGATCCGAGCATAAGCCATATCCATGCTGTGGCCCGAGTCGCGTCATCCCTACCATCGCTGGTAAGTCTGTGTACAACATCAACATatacacctccaccactccAGTAATGTCGGGTCGGCGACAGCAGGTCCTCCTGATCCACCccgaacatcatcatgcacatgacATGCAGCCGCTCAGTACTGGGAGATTCGGATACCATCACACCGTCGATCGGGATACGCAGAATATGCCATACATCATGCAGTAgaatagtcatctccccgaacgacatgtggaaggagttcgtatcgggctgccaccgctccatgAACGTAGTTAACAGCAGAGTGTCGAGGTTCCTAAACATGGTGGATGGAAGGTGAGACAAcccagtcttctcgatcatatccttcagctgtaaaatgacacatatacaattactgaatgtttttgaggtttatagttaaaaatacaaattaaaataaattttgacttactaaattattcttacctcAGGTGACGCACTAGATAACCACACCCCCAAATTCTGACATGCTGATGCTCtattgtagcatgtcagaaacgatcGAAGCTCccctcccaacatccgtgaggcaacatgtcatagaaaactaggaatcacggaaccatcaataGGGCCACCATCCACCGGTCTAGTAACAATCCAGCTCtagtcctcactagctttgggacgtttgctggtccctgaaatttaaaattatactaaaattataaaactatattaaaactatactaaaatacaaaaactatactaaaattataaaattatactaaaactatgctaaaattataaaattatattaaaattataaaattatactaaaattatactaaaactatactaaaattataaaattatactaaaactgtACTAACATTATAAACTaacattataaaattatactaaaattataaaattatactaaaatactaatactatactaaaattataaaattatactaaaattataaaattatactaaaactatactaaaattataaaattatgctaaaattatacaattatactaaaattatactaaaattatacaactatactaaaattatactaaaatattatattatactaCAAtttgacacatatacaattactgaatgtttttgaggtttatagttaaaaatacaaattaaaataaattttgacttactaaattattcttacctcAGGTGACGCACCAGATAACCACACCCCCAAATTCTGACATGCTGATGCTCtattgtagcatgtcagaaacgatcGAAGCTCccctcccaacatccgtgaggcaacatgtcatagaaaactaggaatcacagAACCATCAATGGGGCCACCATCCACCGGTCTAGTAACAATCCAGCTCTAGTCCTCAttagctttgggacgtttgctggtccctgaaatttaaaattatactaaaattataaaactatactaaaactatactaaaatactaaaactatactaaaattataaaattatactaaaactatgctaaaattataaaattatattaaaattataaaattatactaaaattataataaaattatactaaaactatactaaaattataaaattatactaaaactatactaacattataaaattatactaaaattataaaattatactaaaatactaatactatactaaaattataaaattatactaaaattataaaattatactaaaactatactaaaattatactaaaattatacaactatactaaaattatactaaaatattatattatactacaatttaaaatactagacctcaaattaaaaatacatgTACTCGCAAAGCGACCACCTCTGCGTTGGGTCGGTTGTCTGCCCtaggtcggctgctcatcgccaTCCTCACCCTCGCCATCACCACCAGCTGCAGACTGTCACAGTACCTGGGCTACCACCTCCAAATAGTCATCCACAGAATCGCTATCATGATCTTGGTCATCATAATCCGTCGCCGCCTCTGCTCCACGAATATCGGGCTGATCCACAATCGGACCCCTCCGCACCTGC comes from Euphorbia lathyris chromosome 8, ddEupLath1.1, whole genome shotgun sequence and encodes:
- the LOC136202345 gene encoding cellulose synthase A catalytic subunit 7 [UDP-forming], translated to MEASAGLVAGSHNRNELVVIHGHEEHKPLKNLDGQYCDICGDGIGLTADGDLFVACNECGFPVCRPCYEYERREGTQLCPQCKTRYKRLKGSPRVEGDEDEEDIDDIEHEFNIEHHQHNTESMLYGKMTFGRGRDDDDLNAHLPPVIAGGLRSRPVSGEIPMGAYNEQMLASSLHKRVHPYPVSEPGSARWDEKKERSMDEWKIHQGSNLGAEPDDDIDASMLDETRQPLSRKVPIATSKINPYRMVIVARLVILAFFLRYRLLNPVHDAIGLWITSVTCEIWFAISWILDQFPKWLPIDRETYLDRLSLRYEREGEPNMLAQVDFFVSTVDAMKEPPLVTANTLLSILAVDYPVDKISCYLSDDGASMCTFEAMSETAEFARKWVPFCKKFEIEPRAPEMYFTLKIDYLKDKVQPTFVKERRAMKREYEEFKVRVNSIVAKAQKVPPEGWIMQDGTPWPGNNTKDHPGMIQVFLGHNGGHDVEGNELPRLVYVSREKRPGFAHHKKAGAMNALVRVSAVLTNAPFMLNLDCDHYINNSKAVREAMCFLMDPQVGKKVCYVQFPQRFDGIDRNDRYANRNTVFFDINMKGLDGIQGPVYVGTGCVFRRQALYGYDPPKGPKRPKMVTCDCCPCFGGRKKKLAKQAAKSEGVPLDQAVDDDKLLLQSQMNFEKRFGQSAIFVTSTLMEEGGVPPSSSPAASLKEAIHVISCGYEDKTDWGTELGWIYGSITEDILTGFKMHCRGWRSIYCMPKRPAFKGSAPINLSDRLNQVLRWALGSVEIFFSRHSPCLYGYKEGKLKWLERFAYVNTTIYPFTSLPLLAYCTLPAVCLLTDKFIMPEISTFASLFFIALFMSIFATGILELRWSGVSIEEWWRNEQFWVIGGISAHLFAVVQGLLKVLAGIDTNFTVTSKATDDDDFGELYAFKWTTLLIPPTTILIINLVGVVAGVSDAINNGSQAWGPLFGKLFFSFWVIIHLYPFLKGLMGRQNRTPTIVVIWSVLLASIFSLLWVRIDPFVMKTKGPDTKQCGINC
- the LOC136202144 gene encoding pentatricopeptide repeat-containing protein At4g30700 yields the protein MFLKSITPASSPLTRYFFLNLLNRVTTLSQLTQIHSHLLLHGLHSDIALATKLIHKLFHFNSTRHAHALFLSIPKPDLFLFNALIKGFSDNALPLSAISLFTHLRTYTDLYPDNFTYSFVISASTSFGVARIGLILHGKAIVDGFGSDLYVGSSLVDMYFKLCSARPALKVFDRLPSRDAVLCNTLISGLVRTCCFEDAIKVFKDMVANVGSLFDSTTVIAILPAVAELQELRFGMEIQCLVVKLGFHSHISVVTSLISLYSKCGDVETAKLLFRDIGTKDLVSYNAMISGHTCNGETESSVRLFKELVASGVKVYSSSIVGLIPVYFPFGHLDLTNCIHGFCVRTGTVSHSSVSTALITVYIKLNEMESAQQLFHESSEKTLASWNAMISGYTQNGLTEKAISLFQEMQMSNVSPNPVTVTSILSACAQLGALSLGKWVHGLVKDKSFEHNIYVSTALIDMYAKCGSILEARQLFDLMPEKNVVTWNAMISGYGLHGHGHKALELFYEMLNSNITPTKASFLSVLYACSHAGLVREANEIFHCMVHDYEYEPLAEHYACMVDILGRAGKLQDALQFIKGMPVEPGPPVWGAFLGACMIHKDTKLAHVASERLAELDPQNMGYYVLMSNIYSAERNYPQAALVRKTAKQRKLVKTPGCTLIEVGQVPHVFISGDRSHPQSIAIYAELEKLTGKMKEAGYQADTNTALHDVEEEEKELIVKVHSEKLAIAYGLISTEPGTEIRIIKNLRVCLDCHTATKYISKITERVIVVRDANRFHHFKDGFCSCGDYW